One Dermacentor silvarum isolate Dsil-2018 chromosome 10, BIME_Dsil_1.4, whole genome shotgun sequence genomic window carries:
- the LOC119431351 gene encoding transmembrane protein 234 homolog: MLDPVQILWLVRRGRSVGFSAPLLRRGAKGVEDIKRQGALSQWLAEVKFLATRPQYVMPFLINQSGSAIYALALGSADLSLAVPLTNSLNFIFVTLAGRILGETTTSARTYIGMALVTTGVTLCVADKAWNQVASD; encoded by the exons ATGCTTGACCCTG tgcagaTACTGTGGCTAGTTCGCCGTGGCCGCTCTGTGGGGTTTTCAGCCCCGCTCCTGCGTCGAGGGGCCAAAGGTGTGGAGGATATCAAACGCCAAGGAGCGCTGAGCCAGTGGCTCGCGGAAGTAAAGTTCCTTGCGACCAGACCGCAG TATGTGATGCCATTCCTAATAAACCAGAGTGGGTCTGCCATTTATGCGCTGGCCCTAGGATCTGCAG ACTTGTCCTTGGCGGTGCCACTTACTAATTCTCTCAATTTCATCTTTGTCACCTTGGCTGGGCGTATTCTGGGCGAAACAACTACTAGTGCTC GCACATACATTGGCATGGCCCTTGTGACCACAGGAGTGACACTGTGTGTTGCCGACAAAGCCTGGAACCAAG TTGCTTCAGACTGA